The Burkholderia sp. NRF60-BP8 genomic sequence CTATCGCTTCAACACGCACACCGCGCGCCACTATTTCTGCAGCCGGTGCGGCGTCTATCCGTTCCATCAGACCCGCAAGGATCCGGCATGCTGGCGCGTCAATCTCGGCTGCCTCGACGGCGTCGATCCGTATGCGCTCGACGCGACGGTCGCCGATGGTGCGAGCCTCTCGGTCGTGGAGGACGC encodes the following:
- a CDS encoding GFA family protein, whose amino-acid sequence is MSATWFKGSCHCGAVKFEVTTAIAPAVRCNCSLCRRRGALMSPMFAAANLTIVEGEGVLTCYRFNTHTARHYFCSRCGVYPFHQTRKDPACWRVNLGCLDGVDPYALDATVADGASLSVVEDA